The proteins below come from a single Nostoc sp. KVJ3 genomic window:
- a CDS encoding glycosyltransferase, whose amino-acid sequence MLNSILSRVANIISFVSNKVRARINYAKTLQVVSLKPKQPSKGNVLLSYRIEPFLLKPGQPMPNDHTWYWEVWQIAQTFLNLGYNVDVIQFHNDKFVPQKDYAFFIDIRHRMEALAPNLNKDCIKIFHVDIANMVFRNAAECNRLLEVQQRKGVTLKPQRFEVPNLGIEYADCAIVLGNDFTTDTFKYANKPMYRIPISSPVVYPYPDKKDFEAVRKRFLWFGGSALVLKGLDLVLDAFVQMPEYHLTICGPVSNDKEFERAFYKELYETPNIHTYGWIDVSSPEFIEVTNNCLGLVYPSVSEGQSGAVISCLQAGLIPILSYESGVDVHDFGVIFDNLSLEEIKAKVISISNLPEEDLKFMSRQAWEYARANHTKDKFAQVYRNVVEQIIENHSKKKHTVSMASSKQLVNT is encoded by the coding sequence ATGTTAAATAGTATTCTATCTCGTGTCGCTAATATTATCTCTTTTGTCTCTAATAAAGTCCGAGCTAGGATTAATTATGCGAAGACATTACAGGTTGTTTCTCTAAAGCCAAAGCAGCCTTCAAAGGGGAATGTACTTCTCTCTTATCGCATTGAACCATTCCTCTTAAAACCTGGTCAGCCAATGCCTAATGACCACACTTGGTACTGGGAAGTTTGGCAAATTGCCCAAACTTTTTTAAATCTAGGCTACAACGTTGATGTTATTCAGTTCCACAATGATAAATTCGTTCCGCAAAAGGACTACGCATTTTTCATTGATATCCGTCATCGGATGGAAGCGCTTGCACCAAATCTTAATAAAGATTGCATCAAAATTTTCCACGTTGACATTGCAAATATGGTGTTTCGCAATGCGGCTGAATGCAACAGGCTTCTAGAAGTACAACAGCGCAAAGGTGTAACCTTAAAACCACAGCGATTTGAGGTTCCTAACTTGGGAATTGAATATGCAGATTGTGCAATTGTGTTGGGTAATGATTTCACAACTGATACATTCAAGTATGCCAACAAACCGATGTATCGTATCCCAATTTCTTCGCCTGTCGTTTATCCCTATCCTGATAAGAAAGATTTTGAAGCGGTAAGAAAACGTTTTCTGTGGTTTGGTGGTAGTGCTTTAGTCCTTAAAGGATTAGATTTAGTTTTAGATGCTTTTGTCCAAATGCCGGAATACCATTTAACAATTTGTGGCCCGGTAAGTAATGACAAAGAATTTGAACGAGCTTTCTATAAAGAACTGTATGAAACGCCTAATATCCACACTTATGGGTGGATTGATGTTAGTAGCCCTGAATTTATAGAGGTTACAAATAACTGTTTAGGTCTGGTTTATCCTTCTGTTTCTGAAGGGCAATCAGGAGCAGTAATCAGTTGCTTACAAGCTGGGTTAATTCCCATTTTAAGCTACGAATCTGGTGTGGATGTTCACGATTTTGGTGTGATTTTTGATAACCTTTCCCTTGAAGAGATTAAGGCAAAAGTTATAAGCATTTCCAATTTACCTGAAGAAGATTTAAAGTTTATGTCTCGTCAGGCTTGGGAATATGCAAGAGCAAATCATACTAAAGATAAGTTTGCTCAAGTCTACAGAAATGTTGTGGAGCAAATTATCGAAAATCACAGCAAGAAAAAACATACTGTTTCTATGGCATCTAGCAAACAGCTAGTTAACACTTAG
- a CDS encoding NAD(P)H-dependent oxidoreductase, whose translation MIIIDRALQARAAAGNPIKVGMIGAGFMGRGIANQIVNSVPGMELVAISNRQIDAAKQAYSEAGIEDIQVVATVSELEDAIANGKYAVTEDAKLLCRAEGIDAIIEVTGAVEFGAHIVMEAIAHCKHVIMMNAELDGTIGPILKVYADKAGVILSACDGDQPGVQMNLYRFVKSIGLTPLLCGNIKGLQDPYRNPTTQEGFAKRWGQKPHMVASFADGTKISFEQAIVANATGMKVAKRGMLGYDFNGSVEEMTHLYDVEQLKELGGIVDYVVGAKPGPGVYVFATHDDPKQRHYLNLYKLGEGPLYSFYTPYHLCHFEVPLSVARAVLFGDAVMSPLAGPLVDVVTTAKIDLKAGETLDGIGYYMTYGQCENSPIVQQQNLLPIGLAEGCRLKRDISKDQVLTYEDVELPEGRLCDQLRTEQNNYFAPEKILVAVG comes from the coding sequence ATGATTATTATCGATCGCGCCTTACAAGCCCGTGCAGCAGCAGGAAATCCTATCAAGGTGGGAATGATCGGTGCTGGTTTTATGGGTCGAGGAATTGCCAACCAAATTGTTAATTCCGTGCCAGGAATGGAGTTAGTTGCAATCTCCAATCGTCAGATTGATGCAGCTAAACAAGCTTATTCGGAAGCAGGAATTGAAGATATTCAAGTTGTTGCAACTGTCAGCGAATTAGAAGATGCGATCGCAAACGGTAAATATGCAGTCACAGAAGACGCTAAGTTACTGTGTCGGGCTGAAGGCATCGATGCCATAATCGAAGTCACAGGTGCAGTGGAATTTGGCGCTCACATCGTTATGGAAGCGATCGCTCATTGCAAACATGTGATCATGATGAATGCCGAACTCGACGGCACCATTGGCCCCATCCTCAAAGTCTATGCTGACAAAGCAGGTGTCATTCTCAGCGCCTGTGATGGCGATCAGCCAGGGGTACAAATGAACCTCTACCGCTTTGTCAAAAGCATTGGTTTAACTCCCTTATTGTGCGGTAACATTAAAGGACTCCAAGACCCCTATCGCAATCCCACCACCCAGGAAGGATTTGCTAAACGTTGGGGTCAAAAGCCCCACATGGTGGCTAGCTTCGCCGACGGAACCAAAATTTCCTTTGAGCAAGCGATCGTTGCCAATGCCACAGGGATGAAAGTCGCCAAACGGGGAATGCTGGGATATGACTTCAACGGTTCTGTCGAGGAAATGACCCATTTATATGATGTTGAACAACTCAAAGAATTGGGCGGCATTGTCGATTATGTAGTTGGAGCAAAACCAGGCCCAGGCGTATATGTATTTGCCACTCACGACGACCCCAAGCAACGCCACTATCTCAACTTATACAAATTAGGCGAAGGCCCACTTTACAGCTTCTACACTCCTTATCACCTCTGTCATTTTGAAGTTCCCTTGTCCGTAGCGCGTGCTGTCCTGTTCGGTGATGCCGTTATGTCTCCACTCGCAGGCCCCTTAGTAGATGTTGTCACCACTGCCAAAATCGACCTGAAAGCTGGAGAAACCCTAGATGGCATTGGTTACTACATGACCTACGGACAATGTGAGAATTCCCCCATCGTCCAACAGCAAAATCTCTTACCAATTGGTTTAGCTGAAGGATGTCGTCTAAAACGGGATATTTCTAAGGATCAAGTCCTCACTTATGAGGATGTAGAATTACCTGAAGGCAGACTTTGCGACCAACTAAGAACTGAGCAAAACAATTATTTCGCCCCAGAAAAAATCTTGGTAGCAGTTGGGTAA
- a CDS encoding glycosyltransferase — protein sequence MKIALVHDYLTQRGGAERVFELLCKRYPEADIFTSLYDRQKTIDLGDRIVNTTFLQKIPGAAKYFRAMAPLYFPAFRALDLQDYDLIISSSTSFAKAVRKNPNARHICFCHNVTRFLWDTATYLREYGDYRYFAPLIEQVFQVMRKVDLKYAQEPDLYIANSSVVARRIENIYGKKAMMVNYPIDTSKFLFSDIKDEYYLASARMISYKRLDIIVEAFNWLGWQLLISGDGPELERLKSKALKNIVFLGHVSDRTRKDLFSKAKSIIVAALEDYGLVPVEANASGTPVIAYGAGGVLDTQIPGETGVFFKRQTPESLQIALQEANGISWDYDRIRNHAVANFSENAFFGKVEQIINQTCGVHQLFI from the coding sequence ATGAAAATTGCTCTAGTCCATGATTACTTAACCCAGCGAGGTGGGGCAGAGCGTGTATTTGAACTGCTTTGTAAACGCTATCCCGAAGCAGACATTTTCACATCTCTGTACGATCGCCAAAAAACTATCGATCTAGGCGATCGCATCGTCAATACAACTTTCTTACAAAAAATTCCTGGTGCAGCAAAATATTTCAGGGCAATGGCTCCTTTATATTTTCCTGCCTTTCGCGCCTTGGATCTGCAAGACTACGATCTAATTATTAGCAGTAGCACCAGCTTCGCCAAAGCAGTGCGAAAAAATCCCAATGCCCGCCACATTTGCTTTTGTCATAACGTCACCCGTTTCTTATGGGATACAGCAACCTATTTAAGAGAATACGGAGACTATAGATATTTTGCACCTTTAATCGAACAAGTATTTCAAGTAATGAGAAAGGTAGACCTGAAATATGCACAGGAACCTGACCTTTACATTGCTAATTCTAGTGTTGTTGCCCGCCGGATTGAAAATATTTACGGCAAAAAGGCAATGATGGTTAACTATCCAATTGATACGAGTAAATTTCTTTTTTCAGATATAAAAGATGAATATTATCTGGCCTCTGCCCGGATGATTAGTTATAAACGACTTGATATAATAGTCGAAGCTTTTAACTGGCTAGGATGGCAATTATTAATATCAGGTGACGGGCCAGAACTAGAACGGTTAAAATCCAAAGCATTAAAAAATATTGTGTTCTTGGGACACGTAAGTGATAGAACCCGCAAAGACTTGTTTTCCAAAGCCAAGTCTATTATTGTCGCAGCCTTAGAAGATTACGGTTTAGTTCCAGTAGAGGCTAATGCTAGCGGCACACCAGTCATCGCTTATGGAGCCGGTGGAGTATTAGATACTCAAATACCAGGTGAAACAGGAGTCTTTTTCAAAAGACAAACACCCGAATCTCTACAAATCGCATTACAAGAAGCCAATGGCATTTCTTGGGATTACGATCGCATCCGTAATCATGCAGTAGCAAACTTTTCAGAAAATGCCTTCTTTGGGAAAGTTGAGCAAATTATTAACCAGACTTGTGGTGTGCATCAATTATTCATTTGA
- a CDS encoding GumC family protein — MVQASLNPQITPASETEPGYGQLFAIFVRRFPWFLAVLITSIAIAGMVTFKTKPTYKSSMQLLVEPNYQGKTEGAGLDNQFTDSNVVIDTATQLNLMQSSGLIQKAVDKLQSSYPDISASEIKASLVLTQLRSKEDNVATKIFQVEYTAGDPEKTQKVLAAIRQVYVEYNKEQQNSRLQKGLQIIREQLSKASEEVNAAETNLQRFRRNQNLIDPESQAKAIETALNNIAQERQTTRSQYEEALARQKSLEEQLNRSPQNALVASRLSQSTRYQGLLNEIQKTELALSQERLRFTDETPSVQKLKEQLQGQKELLQQEVGRTLGGKSAGGLTSGDSLLEKGQLGQIDLSLAGQLVETQTTIVALTARDQTLAQKENDLRLEIKRFPPLLAYYNRMLPQLQFSRERLEQLLRAEQQLRQELSKGGFNWEVVEDPQKGAQLGPNLQQNLLLGGVVGFMLGGIAAFIRESADDAVHTTAELEKQMAMPLLGTTPKLPPAKPKESMIKLPFGKPEVLAPWTIQVLQSPPRWESLDLIYKNIELLNTVANLKSLMVTSALPDEGKSALALGLAMSAARLHKRVLLIDANLRDPSLHEQLNLPNEQGLSTLLASDATLPNQISLQYSGSSYIDILTAGPKPTDPANLLSSPRMMQLMAAFEENYDLVLIDAPPVLGLVDAMLTASSCRSVVMVASIGIVTRSQLTQATAMLSKLNLIGVVANGVSNSSSNYVPYIKQQQLALRQAVEK, encoded by the coding sequence GTGGTTCAAGCTAGTCTAAATCCTCAAATAACTCCAGCCTCAGAAACTGAACCAGGTTACGGACAATTGTTTGCCATATTTGTGCGAAGATTTCCCTGGTTCTTAGCAGTATTAATTACTTCTATTGCTATTGCAGGTATGGTAACTTTTAAAACAAAACCAACTTATAAAAGTTCGATGCAACTGCTAGTAGAACCTAACTATCAAGGCAAGACAGAAGGAGCGGGTTTAGACAACCAGTTTACCGACTCTAATGTTGTGATAGATACTGCAACCCAGCTTAACTTGATGCAGAGTTCAGGACTCATTCAAAAAGCAGTTGATAAACTTCAGTCTAGTTATCCAGATATAAGTGCAAGTGAAATTAAAGCCTCTTTGGTCTTAACTCAATTAAGGAGCAAGGAAGATAATGTCGCTACTAAAATATTTCAAGTAGAATACACTGCTGGAGATCCAGAAAAGACACAAAAAGTTCTGGCCGCAATTCGACAAGTTTATGTCGAATATAACAAAGAACAACAGAATTCGCGTTTACAAAAAGGTCTGCAAATTATCAGAGAACAGTTAAGTAAAGCCAGTGAAGAAGTAAACGCGGCCGAGACAAATTTGCAAAGATTTCGCAGAAATCAGAACTTAATTGATCCAGAATCACAGGCTAAAGCAATTGAAACAGCTTTGAACAATATTGCCCAAGAACGACAAACAACTCGTTCTCAATATGAAGAAGCTTTGGCACGCCAAAAATCTTTAGAAGAACAACTTAATCGTTCTCCTCAAAATGCTTTAGTTGCTTCTCGTCTGAGTCAGTCTACTCGCTATCAAGGTTTACTGAACGAAATCCAAAAAACAGAACTGGCACTATCACAAGAACGCTTACGCTTTACAGACGAGACTCCGAGTGTGCAGAAGCTGAAAGAACAACTTCAGGGACAGAAGGAATTATTGCAACAAGAAGTAGGAAGAACTTTAGGCGGAAAGTCTGCTGGTGGATTAACTTCTGGAGACTCTCTTCTCGAAAAAGGACAACTTGGCCAAATTGATCTTAGCCTTGCTGGTCAGTTAGTAGAAACACAGACAACTATAGTTGCTTTAACTGCTCGCGATCAAACTTTGGCTCAGAAAGAAAACGATCTACGTTTGGAAATTAAACGCTTTCCACCTCTATTAGCTTATTACAATCGGATGCTACCACAGTTGCAATTTAGTCGTGAAAGATTAGAGCAACTTTTAAGAGCAGAACAGCAATTGCGGCAGGAACTTTCCAAGGGTGGTTTTAATTGGGAAGTAGTAGAAGATCCCCAAAAAGGCGCGCAATTAGGGCCCAATCTCCAGCAGAACTTACTGTTAGGTGGAGTAGTTGGGTTTATGTTAGGAGGTATTGCTGCCTTCATTCGGGAATCGGCTGATGATGCAGTTCATACCACTGCTGAATTAGAGAAGCAAATGGCTATGCCGTTGTTGGGAACAACTCCTAAATTACCGCCAGCTAAACCCAAAGAATCAATGATCAAATTGCCTTTTGGTAAGCCAGAAGTTCTCGCCCCTTGGACAATTCAGGTATTGCAATCTCCACCGCGTTGGGAATCGCTGGATCTGATTTACAAGAACATTGAACTTTTAAATACTGTTGCTAACTTGAAGTCTTTGATGGTTACTTCAGCTTTACCTGATGAGGGTAAGTCAGCTTTGGCGTTAGGTTTAGCGATGAGTGCTGCCCGTTTACACAAAAGGGTGTTACTAATTGATGCCAATTTACGCGATCCCAGTCTGCACGAACAACTAAATCTTCCTAATGAACAGGGGCTTTCAACTCTATTAGCGAGTGATGCAACTCTCCCCAACCAGATTAGTCTTCAATATTCAGGTTCCTCCTACATTGATATTTTGACTGCTGGCCCCAAACCTACCGACCCAGCTAATCTGTTAAGTTCCCCCCGAATGATGCAATTGATGGCAGCTTTTGAAGAAAACTATGATTTGGTACTCATAGATGCTCCCCCAGTTCTCGGTTTGGTAGATGCCATGCTTACCGCATCATCTTGTCGTAGTGTGGTCATGGTGGCAAGCATTGGTATTGTCACACGAAGCCAGCTGACTCAAGCTACAGCAATGCTAAGTAAGTTAAACCTGATTGGGGTTGTAGCTAACGGGGTATCAAACTCTAGTAGCAATTACGTACCTTATATCAAACAACAGCAATTGGCTCTCCGTCAAGCTGTAGAAAAATAG
- the hepC gene encoding heterocyst development glycosyltransferase HepC, with translation MTASIIPTLENLYDVTQEQQNRCGYCTLQWRRGQLLVKPPGRVKQPYLPSLDSKRSLVECLQHSPVTLVSIDPKLGEALLRFWADACKEADKPIFLSISAGNKPSNQPWRQLQRLIDWIAALVLLLLLSPVMLVLIALMQVYSPGSLFCHEWRVGERGKLFQVMKFCSHNITPLGRWMRKYNLDNLPQLFNVLRGDISLTGSHCWTLEEAVQLNKLPEIKASWEVETQSHLLHLDSQTL, from the coding sequence ATGACAGCTTCAATAATTCCAACTCTAGAGAATTTATATGATGTAACCCAGGAACAGCAAAATCGTTGTGGGTATTGCACACTCCAATGGCGGCGGGGTCAGCTGTTGGTGAAACCACCTGGACGAGTTAAACAACCATATTTACCTTCATTAGATAGTAAGCGATCGCTAGTAGAATGTTTACAACATTCTCCTGTAACTTTGGTAAGCATAGATCCAAAGCTGGGTGAAGCTTTGCTGAGGTTTTGGGCAGATGCGTGCAAAGAAGCAGATAAACCAATATTCCTCAGCATATCTGCTGGCAATAAACCTTCTAATCAACCTTGGAGACAATTGCAGCGATTAATTGATTGGATTGCTGCTTTAGTATTGCTGCTATTACTCAGTCCAGTAATGCTGGTATTGATTGCACTAATGCAGGTTTACTCACCAGGATCGCTTTTTTGCCATGAATGGCGTGTTGGAGAACGGGGTAAACTCTTTCAAGTAATGAAATTTTGCTCACACAACATCACACCGCTAGGGCGTTGGATGCGTAAATACAATCTCGACAATCTGCCCCAGTTATTTAATGTGCTACGGGGTGACATAAGTTTAACCGGATCTCATTGTTGGACTTTGGAAGAAGCAGTACAGCTAAATAAACTACCGGAAATT